The genomic stretch CTTGTCGCTATAGAGGAACATAAGAGCTTAAAAGAACGTTCAATCTTTCTTGAGAATCAAGAGAGAGACCTTCTGGAAGCGAAAGAGTCTCTGCAGGCTGCTATCAGAAAGATAAATAAGACTACGCGTGATATGTTTTCGGGAACATTTCAGCGAGTAAGAGCGTCTTTTAAAGAGATATTCCCGCGTCTATTTGGCGGCGGAGATGCAGATCTTGTTTTAGAAGAGGGTGTAGATTGTCTTGAGTCCGGGGTTGAAATATTGGCTAGACCTCCGGGTAAGAAACTCCAAGGTGTTAGCCTGCTTTCAGGCGGAGAGAAAGCGCTCACTGCTCTGGCATTATTGTTTGCTATTTTTCAGTCTAAGCCTTCTCCGTTTTGTATTCTTGACGAGGTTGATGCTCCTCTAGATGAATCGAATATCGATAGATATAGAGAGATATTAGAAGAGTTCTCCCGGCTATCCCAGTTTTTGGTCATAACCCACAATAAGCGTACTATCTCAACAGCCGATATCATCTATGGTATCACTATGGAGAATACAGGTATATCAAAGATTGTATCTGTAAAGTTTCACAGAACAGAAGAGCCGGCGGTAGGTCATTAGACGCTATATCTTGACTCGGCCTGCCTTATCTGTTATTATTTTCCAAATAATAATCAAGGAGAGATACTATGGAAGATAAAGAGATACTGGATGTTGATAGAGAGGTTGAAGAAGGCAGGTTATTTGCGATTCTTGCCTATATATCTTTGTTCTGTTTTATACCTCTCTTTTTAAAAAAAGATAACAGATTTGCATTTTTCCATGCTAAGCAGGGGCTGGTCATATTTATCGGCGAAATTTTGGCAGCTGTACTCTCTGTTGTGCCTTTCTTCGGTGCTATAATTCAATTTCTGGCTATTTTAGTGTTCAGCTTAGCCTCTGTTATTGGGATAATCCAAGTTCTTATGGGTCAGTATTGGAAGATGCCCTATGTGTATCCAGTGGCTGAGAAAATCAACATCTGATTTAATATGAGGCATATAGCATTAATAACCTGGATTGGGATATTACTCTTTGCTGGTGCAATAATAGTAAAGTTTAGAACTGTAGCAGCCGGAGATTATGAGATCTGGCTAGAGTTTGCCAATACTCTTCTCTTGATTTCAATAGCTGTCTCCCTTATTCATCTCCTCAGAAAGTCTCAGTAGTTATTTGGAATATTCATGGAGAAAGAGAGTCTCACCTTATTTAGCAAGAGTTATTCCTTAAGGAAGTTGCCCTATCCACATATAGTAGTATCCAGCAAGAAGGAGATTCATGGCTGGTGGGGCGGGAGAAGAGAGTGCACGGGTGAGAGGTTTCTTCTCAACCCCTACTCCGGTTGCTCTGTAGGCTGCTTCTATTGCTATGCCAGATCTTTTCCGGGATGGTTTCAACTATTCAGAAAACGCGGCATAGTTGTTGTAGCGGAAGAGTTCCATAAGGCAGTGGCCAGGCAATTGGATTCGATAGATATTGCTGCCTGTGGTTACCTGAGCCCTGTTACAGATCCTTTTCAGCCTCTTAATCGGGAATTTAGATTAGCAGAGAAGATAATAGTTGAATTTAGCAAAAGAAACATCCCAATTGAGTTTATAACAAAATGCAGGGTGCCTGATGAAGTTTTAAATATACTTAAAGGTAATGAACACAATTTCGGCCAGATCTCTATCCTGACTCCGGATGAAAAGATCAGCAGAATCCTGGCTCCTCGAGGTGCTGGTGTTGATATTCTTTTTGAAAATATAGCTAGAATCTCAGCCAAAGGTATATTTTCAGTTATAAGAATAGATCCGATTCTACCTTTTATAACAGATAGCAGAGAAGATTTAGCCAATCTTATAAGAAAGGCAAAGAAGAGCGGAGCTAAGCATGTAATATCAAGCGTCTTGGATATTCCACAAGTCATAAGAGAAGAAATTTTGGAGTTTATAAAAAGAAATTTCGGTTTTGATATTTATATCAAATATAAAGGTCTTTATACTGAAAAGATAAGCGGTTATTTAAACGCAGATCTAAACTACAGAATTAAGATTTTTGATTTTTTAAAGAGAGAGGTTTTAAAAAACGGAATGAGTTTCGCGCTTTGTATGGAGCATAGGATTTTAAAAGATGGAAATTTAAAAGGCCTAAATAAGGAGTATATGAGTTCAGATAACTGTGAAGGTATCAATATTCCTCTCTATAGGAGAAGAGGAGATAAGTTTTATCCTGCAGCCGATTGTCCAGGTAACTGTTTGAATTGCGAGGATCCGATTTGCGGTGTAGATGATCTGGCAATGGGTGAGCCCGGCTCTAAAAAAGATTGGAAACTTAAAGATTACAAAAGATGGTCAGCGATGATAAAATTAAAAAGTTATGAAGATAAATAATGTAGAGATTGAATTTAGGAATGAAGATATCACTACTTTAAAAGTCGATGCTATTATAAATCCTGCGAATACAGAGTTAATTATGGGTGGAGGGTTGGCCCTTGCTATCAAAAGAAGGGCCGGGGGTGAGATAGAGAGAGAGGTTCTTAGACTGGCCCCTATTGTCCTGGGTGACTCTGTGATAACATCCGGAGGCCGGTTAAAAGCAGATTGGATAATACATTCAGCAACCATGAAAATGGATTTTAAAACAGATCAAGATATTATAGGAAGATCTTTGGACAGCGCTTTGAACCTTGCAAAAGAGAGAAGTCTTAAGAGTATTGCAGTGCCTGCTTTAGGCTGCGGTACAGGAAGATTCCCGATTAAGAAGGCTGCCAAGATCATGGTTGACGAAGTTTTGAGCCATATCCAAAATGGCAGTTCACTTAAGAGGATTGTTTTTTCGTTTAAAACTGAGCCGGCATATTTAGAGTTTAAAGAGAGCTTCTTATCTTATTATAGTTATCAATCAAGAAAGCTGGCTCAGATTCCAATACCTACAGTAGATGCTATTATTTTTACAGAGGAGAATAAAGTCCTTCTCATAGAGAGGGAGAATCCTCCTTACGGCCTTGCTCTTCCCGGAGGATTCCTGGAGTATGGGGAGTCTCTTGAAGATTGTATCAGGCGGGAAGTCGAAGAGGAGACTTCCTTAAGAGTGATAAAATTAAAACAGTTTCACACCTATTCAGCTCCAGGCAGGGATCCCAGGTTTCATACCGTAACTACAGTCTTTATAGTAGAGGTAAAAGGTTTACCCAAAGCAGGCAGTGATGCTAAAGCTATAAAGCAGTTTTTGTTAGATAAACTGCCTTCCAAGGAAGATTTTGCTTTCGATCATTGGCAGATATTACAGGATTGGCTTAAAACCCGGCAATAATAGTCTTTAAGTAATTACTATCTAAAAACTTGACAAAA from Candidatus Kaelpia imicola encodes the following:
- a CDS encoding radical SAM protein, which produces MEKESLTLFSKSYSLRKLPYPHIVVSSKKEIHGWWGGRRECTGERFLLNPYSGCSVGCFYCYARSFPGWFQLFRKRGIVVVAEEFHKAVARQLDSIDIAACGYLSPVTDPFQPLNREFRLAEKIIVEFSKRNIPIEFITKCRVPDEVLNILKGNEHNFGQISILTPDEKISRILAPRGAGVDILFENIARISAKGIFSVIRIDPILPFITDSREDLANLIRKAKKSGAKHVISSVLDIPQVIREEILEFIKRNFGFDIYIKYKGLYTEKISGYLNADLNYRIKIFDFLKREVLKNGMSFALCMEHRILKDGNLKGLNKEYMSSDNCEGINIPLYRRRGDKFYPAADCPGNCLNCEDPICGVDDLAMGEPGSKKDWKLKDYKRWSAMIKLKSYEDK
- a CDS encoding macro domain-containing protein; protein product: MKINNVEIEFRNEDITTLKVDAIINPANTELIMGGGLALAIKRRAGGEIEREVLRLAPIVLGDSVITSGGRLKADWIIHSATMKMDFKTDQDIIGRSLDSALNLAKERSLKSIAVPALGCGTGRFPIKKAAKIMVDEVLSHIQNGSSLKRIVFSFKTEPAYLEFKESFLSYYSYQSRKLAQIPIPTVDAIIFTEENKVLLIERENPPYGLALPGGFLEYGESLEDCIRREVEEETSLRVIKLKQFHTYSAPGRDPRFHTVTTVFIVEVKGLPKAGSDAKAIKQFLLDKLPSKEDFAFDHWQILQDWLKTRQ